CCGCCCCACGGGCTTGTCCGGCTGGGTGATGGCAGCCAGTATTTTAAAATCCTTGTCGGACAGCAAAGCGCGAAATCCCGGGACAGCGAAGTCGGGCGTTCCGGCGAAGATGAGTTTTATGGGGTTACGGTTAGACATATTGGGAGATTATTGTTATATTATTTATACAGATATCTTTTTAAAATCCAAAATCCAAAGCTCAAATGTCAAATCAATTTCAAATGTCAAAATCTAAAGCCATTTTTGGTATTTGGATTTTGCCCGCCCCGCTTCGCTTGGCGAGGCCGGGGGATTTGATTTGTCATTAGGATTCTGACATTTGGATTTTTGTTCGGAATTAAAAATTAACAACTTATGCTTGATTTTATAAACTTTTTTTTATCTCTTAGCCATGACCTGGGCTATGGCGGGATAGTTTTGCTAATGGCGGTTGAGAGCTCGTTTATTCCTTTTCCGTCCGAGATTATTATCCCGCCGGCGGCTTATCTGGCTTCGCAGGGAGAGATGAATATTTATTTGGTAATTTTATTTGGAATTATCGGGAGCTTAATCGGCGCGATAATAAATTACGGCCTGGCTTATTATTTGGGCCGGGTTTTAATTTACAAAATCGCTGACCACAGAACCAGCCGGTTTTTTTTGGTTAATTCGGCAAAAATAAAAAAATCCGAAGATTTTTTTTCCCGTTACGGCAATATCTCTACTCTGATCGGGCGCTTAATTCCGGTCATAAGGCAATTGATATCTTTGCCGGCCGGCTTTGCCAAAATGAATTTTGGGAATTTTTGTTTTTATACGGCTTTTGGCTCCGGGGTTTGGGTAATTATTTTGGCTATTTTAGGGTACGCTTTTGGCTCCAATCAGGAAATGCTGGCTAGATATTATAAGGAAATTTCCTGGTTTTTTGTTATTTTAGGTTTGTTAGCAGCAATAATAATTTTTATAAAAAGAAGAAAGAACGGCGAACCTCCTAATTCTTAATTCCCGTATAGCGTCTAAATAGCTTTAACCTTTTTTATATCTTTGGCTTTGTCAATAAATAGAATTCCGTCCAAATGGTCGATTTCATGCTGGATAACAAAAGCCATCAGGCCTTGGGCCTGTATTTTTGTTTTATGCCCTTTTTTGTCAAAATAAACGCAGTTTATTTTTTTATGTCTTTTGACTTTGCCGTAAACGCCGGGAACGGAAAGGCAGCCTTCTTCGTTCCACTCTTTGGCCCAGGATTTTCCCATGATTTTCGGATTTATCATAATCTTTGGGCCGTCCTTGGTGCTGATGGCAATCAAGCGGATATTTTTTCCGACCTGGGGCGCGGCCAGCCCGACTCCGTCTTTTTCTTTCATGGTTTTTATCATATCTGCGCAGAAATTTTTCAGTTCATTCGGCTTTATTTTCTTTAAATCAATTTCCTCTGATTTTTCCCGCAAAAGCTGGCTGGGATTTTTTATGATTGGTAAAATTTTAGCCATAGTTGACTCAAATAAAAATTTATGCTTTAATTTTATATTAGCTCATTTTGATGAAGATGGCAATATTCCGTTAAATGAAATTTTTCGCGAAAGCGAGGGGGAAAAATGCGAGAGAAAATCATTACTCCGGAAGATGAAGCGGCAAGAATGGTCAGGGAGCATGTGGCGCCGAATATTCCGCAGGCCTTGGGAATGCTTGAAGAAATAAGCAGGCGGGCAAAGAATTTCGATTTGCTGATTCTCTATACTGATGCAAATGTCGTGCGTTACGTTTTTAACGCCGGGATTTTTGTTGACAAGCTTTTCAACGAGCAACCCTATATGGAAGACGTAAGGGCGGCATTTATTCCTTCGGGGATTCTCGGCTCGCAGGCTTTCAAGGATCAGCCCATCGTCTTTGGCCGGATTATTGAACTCGTTGCGAAAGACGGCGAATCAGCGCAATTAATCGCCATTATTGATAATTTCAGGTTTAATGGGCGGAAGAGCGTTCTTTTTTCCAATAAGTCAGCCCTGGAGATAAGGGAGAAGGGATCTAAGACTTTTGAGCAAATACATCCGGAGATGAAACTTTTTCGCTGGGAAGTTTCCCCGGAAGAAGACTTTATTTGCGCTATTTTTAAGGCTTGGAACGCCCATCCGGTCAGCCAAGAGTTTGCGCTGGTTTTATTCATGCCCAAGAATAAAACCGCGATGTTTCCTTAAAATTCGGAAAAATAACGGCTTTGGAAAATATTTTTATCCAAAGCCGTTTTTCATTGGCGGATTAAATTGCTATAATGAAAATATGCCAGAAGATAAAGGATTAGAAAAAATAGGGGACATTTTTAAATCCCGTAAACCAGCAAAAAAGCCACCGGCGTACGAGTGGCAAGACTTGGCTTTAAGAATAATAAAGGAATTGAGCATTCCGAATTTTAAGCGGAGCGCGGTTTTTAAAGTTTGCAAGGAAAATTCAAAATCCTATATTGAGAGATGTTTGAATGAAACCAAAGAACTTTGCCGCAGCGGAGCCAAATGGAAATATTTTTTTAAACTTATTAACCAAAAATAAATTCAGCGGTTAAATAACCCACGCCGAAAGGGCCTTCATAAGATAAAATCTGCGGTTCGTATTTTATTCCTTCTAAAATTCCTAAAAGGATGGCAATAGATTTAAGGCCGCATTCTCCGGCATCGGAAATCAATTTTTCGTTCATTTTGAGGATTTCCGATGTTTTTTTATTTTTTAAATATTCAATCAGTTTTTTATCAAATTTCGCCCCCTGGCGGGAATAGCCGGCCGGCGCGTCTTTGGTAAGCCGGTGCGACAAATCCCCGGAAGCGATGATTCCGATTCGGTTTTTGCTTCCCACCAGCTCTTTTTTTAGGAGTTGCCCGAACTGGAAATGGGCTTCCAAATTAAGGCCGCAGTAATAGATGGGGATGATTTTCGCCTGTCTTCTTTGGAAGTTGGCGTTCCTTAAATTTTTGGCCAAAAGGTAAAGGGGAACCCCGCTGCCATGGTCAAGATTTGGTTCGCTGATTAGCTGGAGAGGCGCTTTTGTTTCCAGGCTTTCCCGGATTTTATAAGCGAGTCCGATATCTCCGGGCAGTTTCATTTTTGTGACTAAATCCCCGAATTCTTCAAAACCTATGGTAAATTCCGGGCTTAAGTTCATAGTGAAAGAACTGGGCGAAATAAGCCCGTGGGGAGAAATGATAATTATCGTTTCCGCCTCGCGGACATAAAGATCTTCTTCCAGTTTTTTGTAAGCCTGGCTGGTGTTTTCAAGCTCGCTCAGATTTTCTTTGCCAATAGCCGGAATAAGGATGGGGGGATGGGGAGTGATGGCGGCGAAGACCAAAGACATATGTTTAAAAATAAAAAATTAAAAATAAAAGATAAAATAGGTATTAGTTAAAAGTTTTTAAAGTTATAAAGTCCATAAAGTTTTTAAAAACGCCGCAAGTTAAACTTTATAATTTTATAAACTTTTTAACTTTTTACTTTAATTATTAGCCGCTTCCGTTATCAACTCCCCTTCATTATAGAGATAGAGAACTCTATCCGAAACAGTTATAATATTTTTCCATTTATAACCCAGATCTTCAAAAACGGCTCCGGAAGCAATCGGACGTTTTTCTCCGTTGGAGATAAGGAAAACTCCCGGCGAGATGGGGGATTTGACCAGTTCGCCGTCGTCAAATAGAACCGGGCCGATTGTTTCGTAATTAGCCAGATCCGCTTCCGTCACCGGAATTATTTTCTTGTTTTTGAATTTGGTTTTTAAGAAAATAGCGTCCCAAATCGGCGCTTTTGCGCCTTCATAGACCCAATAAACTCCGCCGGTTTTTTTATCCTGCAGAAGCGCGCCGGTCGGGTAAGTGGAAGTGGCGGTGAGGGGCTTTCCTTCGATATAAGTATTTATATCCTCCCAGCCGGCATCCATGATTTCTCCCGGGTTATAGCCGAATTTACGGAAAGCTTCGGGAGAGGAAAATCCGTGCCGTTTATCGTCCACCAGCAAGAAAACTGTTCCGCGCGGAGAACGGATCAAAGAATAATTTTGGAATTTAATCGAGGCGCCGGTCGGATATTTATCCAAATCGGATTTATTGACGGTTATCACTTTATTCGGGTCAAACCTTGAAGTAAGGGCGGCTTTGGTTAAGAACGGCCGTTTTTTGCCGTTTTGAATCAGCCAGACGCCGGTTTCTCCTTCGGCCTGCAATAAGGCTCCGTCGTAATATTGCCGGGTAAAATACCGTTGCCAGATATTATAAAAATTATAGTTGCCGTTATAAACATGGGGGGTGTAGTTATAAAGGGCGGCCGTGGCCTTGTTATGCGGAGTAACAACCGTCGTGCCGGTTGCGGTCGTAGAATAGGGGTTGGTAAAAGTGTAGGTTTCTCCGGCCTTATAAGTGTAGAGATGCGGGTTCTCCATGTAATCGCGAAATTGGAGAGAAGCGCTGTTGACCTGCTTCCAAAAACCTTGCCAGCGCGGATTGCAGGAAGATCCGTCAGGGCAGCCATAGCCGGTCGCCCAGTCAAGCTGGCTTTGTTTCGGAGATTTATTTTCAATCAAGCTTTGTTCTTTTTGCAGGAGGACGATTAAAAATTTTGGGTTAACTTTGTTGGTTATCGCCCGGTCGTAAATGATTTCCGCGGCCGTCATAATTTTTCCGTCAGGATCGGCGCAGGAATAATTAGCCAAATACCCGCCCTTGGCCTTTAAAAATTCCTTGATTTCTTCAAAAGTCATAGCCGTATGATCAAGGACCTCTGAGTCGCTGATTATATAATTGGGGTTGAAATTGTCTTGGGCTAAAGCGGGCTTCGCCGTAAACAGTAAATAGTAAACAGTAAATAGTAAACAGATAATAGATAAGAGGGCAGTAGTTAGTTTAATTTTATTATTTACCATATAAACATTTAAACTCTAAATCCTAAATCCTAAATCCTAAACAAATCCAAATTACCAAAATCCAAAATTCCAAACAGCAGTTTAGAGAATTTGGTAATTTGAATTTAGGGTTTGTTTAGAATTTCGGATTTAGAGTTTAGGATTTTTACGGATATTCTTAATTCTATTATAGTATACGTTTGAATTTTAGACAAATTACAGCTATCCCGCTTAGCGGGACTACGAATTATGGCGTCCGAATTTTTATAAAAAAGAAAAAGCCCCGCTGTTGTAGCCGGGGCTTGTTTTTGTCGCTTCGACGTGTTTTACGCGAATATTTTTTTGAGGTCCTCTTGAAGGAACGGTTTTGCCAGGAAATAATCTGCTCCTCTTTCCATTGCTTCTTCCTCGTAGCCAGGGTCTCCGGACATGCTTACCAAAATAACGTCAGGGAATTTTTCTTTGGTGACTGTAAGGAGGTCCAGGCCGTTCATATTACCCGCGCCATCTTTATCAACGCTGGAGAACACGATATTCGGCTCTTCCGGCAGGTGGGAAATAAATTCCCAGGCTTCGTCAGACTTTTCGAAAGAGATGACCTCGGGGATATCATCTGTACTTACTGCCAGCTCTTCGGAAAGCTTAGAAAGCATTCTGGCAGTAATTTCTCTCACACTCTTCTCATCATCCACAATAATAATCATCGTATCCATTTTTCTTGCTCCTTCCCTAAGTATAAAGTGTTAGAAATGCAGCGCGTAATTGTGTAATTAAAAGGTCATTTATTCATTATACACTATTTATCTATTTTTGTCAATACCATCTGGTTTTAAACTTATAATCATTAAAAAAGACCCGTCTTCTAACATTGGACATAAGGTCTTTTTTTATTTTATTTTTATATTATTTAGTTATTTTATTTAACTTTCATCATCACCTTGTCCTTTATCCCCAAATCAATCAAAACTTTGTCTCCTTCCTTGACTTTGCCTTCAATAATTTCCAAAGCCAGCTCGTCTAAAATTATATTCTGGATGATGCGCTTCAGGGGCCGGGCGCCGAAAGTTATGTCATAGCCTTTTTGCGCGAGCATTTTTTTTACTTTTGAGCTTATTTTTAAGCCGATATCTTTGTTTTTTAGTCTTTTTTCCACCTTAATCAGTTCCAAATCAACGATTTTTTCCAAAACTTCCCGGCTTAAGCCTTTAAACAAGACGATTTCGTCAATTCGGTTCAGGAATTCCAGCTTGAAGTTTTCTTTCAATATTTTGTCAATTTTTTCTTTCATCTCATCTTCTCGGGTTTCTTGGGCTCTTTTTTCGTCTCCGCCATCGTTAAAGCCGATGGAATATTGTTTGATTACTTCATTGCCCAGATTGGAAGTCATGATTATGATGGTATTTTTGAAGTTGACAATCCGGCCCTTGGAATCGGTAAGGCGGCCATCGTCTAAAATTTGCAGGAGGATATTAAAAACTTCCGGATGGGCTTTTTCAATCTCATCAAAAAGAATCACGCTGTAAGGCCGGTGCCGGATTTTTTCCGTTAATTGTCCGCCTTCTTCATGGCCGATATAGCCGGGGGGGGAGCCGATGATTTTGGCCACGCTGTGTTTTTCCATAAATTCGCTCATATCAAGCCGTAACAGAGAATTTTCGTCATTAAACATAAACTTGGCCAAAGTTTTGGCCAGTTCTGTTTTGCCAACTCCGCTCGGTCCGACAAAGAGGAAAGAGCCGATCGGCTTTTTTTCTTCGCTGATGCCGGCCCGGGATCGGCGGATGGCGTTGGCTACGGATTTAATCGCCTGGTCCTGGCCGACCACGGATTTTTTCAATTCTTCTTCGGCCTTGCCCAGTTTTTTTATTTCGCTTTCCATCATTTTTGAAACCGGGATTCCTGTCCAGCGGGAAACGACTTTGGCGATATCTTCTTCATCAACCTCTTCTTTCAAAATATGCTGGCCCTTTTTTTGGATTCTTACCAGTTCCGTTTCCTGGTTCTTTACTTCTTTTTCCAGTTCCGGAATTAAGCTATAGCGGATTTCCGCCACTTGGGTCAAATCATCCCCCTTGCGTTCTATGATTTCGGCTTGGGCTTTTAATTCGTCAATTTTTCTTTTTGACTGCCTGATTTTGGAAATTATATCTTTTTCATTCCGCCAATGCAGCTCCAGCTGGTTGGCTTTTTCTTTTAATTGGGCCAGTTCTTTATTTATAGTTTTTAGCTTGCCTGATTCCGGGGCCCCTTCCCGGCCGGTTTTTAGTCCGGCTTTGGCGATTTCCAAGCGTTTTATTTCCCTTTTTAATCTGTCCAATTCCTCGGGCATAGAATCAATTTCCATGCGCAGAGAAGAGGCGGCTTCGTCCATTAAATCCACGGCTTTGTCCGGCAAAAACCGCTCCGTAATATAACGGGAAGAGAGTTTGGCCGCCGCGATTAAAGCGTCATCCGTGATGCGGACGCCATGGTGGACTTCGTATTTTTCCTTTATGCCGCGCAGAATAGAAATCGTATCTTCAACGCTTGGTTCAGCTACATAAATCGGCTGGAAACGGCGCTCTAAAGCCGCGTCTTTTTCAATATATTTTTGGTATTCTTTGGTGGTGGTGGCGCCAATCGTGCGCAGGTCCCCCCGGGCCAAGGCCGGCTTTAGCATATTGGAAGCGTCCATGGCCCCTTCGGAAGCGCCGGTGCCGACAAGAGTATGGAGTTCATCAATAAAGAGGATAATTTTTCCGCCCTGGGATTTTATTTCTTTGAGCACTGCTTTTAAGCGGTCTTCAAATTCGCCCCGGAATTTTGAGCCGGCCACCAAAGAGCCGAGATCCAAGCTGACGATTTCCTTGTTTTTTAAATTATCCGGCACGTCGCCCGAAATAATCCTTTGCGCCAGCCCTTCCACAATCGCGGTTTTTCCGGTGCCGGCTTCGCCGATTAAAACCGGGTTATTTTTTGTCCGGCGCAGTAACACCTGCATGATCCGCCGTATTTCTTCATCCCGACCAATTACCGGGTCTAATTTTTCCTGGCGGGCCAGGTCAGTCAGATTAACCGTGTATTTCTCCAAAACTCTATATTTTGATTCCGGTTCCGGGTCAGTAATGATTTGCGAGCCGCGCAGCTGGGATAGGATTTTTAAAACCTCGGCGTACTCAACCCCGAAATGGATTAAAATTTCCTGGGCTTTTGATTTGATGCCAACCAAGGACAATAGTATATGTTCGGTAGAAACATATTCGTCTTTCATTTTATCCGCTTCTTTTTTCGCTCTCTCCAAAAGCATAGCTACCTCGCCCGTGCCCTGGACCATGCCAATATTGCCGGAAGGGGAGACTCTTATTTTTGGAAGATTTTCGATTTCTTCCAAAGTTTTCTTTTCTATCGCGTCGGGATCAATTTTTATTTTTTCAAAAACCGGACGAACCAGGCTTTCCGACTGATCCAAAAGGGAAGCGAGAACATGCAGAGCTTCAATATGCTGCTGGCCATTATCCTGGGCGATAATTTGCGCGTTAATAATGGCTTCTTGCGATTTATTCGTAAATTTGTTAAACATAGTAAAATTAATAATGAATAATGAAAAATCAATAATTAATGAATAATTATTTTAGCACTCTCTAGCCCGGAGTGCTAAATTTAATATAATACAGGTAGAAATTTGTGTCAACCCCATTAGAAACTCGTGCAAGGTATTAAACTAAATGGTCTGAATTACCCGCATTATGGCTGTAAATCAAATAAAGCCTGGGTATGTTTCTAACGGGGTAAAGAGATTATGTCTAAATTCTCCCCGCACTTTGCGCATTGGCCTTTTTTATCCAATCTTTCAATTTGGTAGCCAATTCTTTTTATAGCCAGTTGCCCGCATTTCGGGCAATAAGTATTTTCCTTTTCATCACTTGGCATATTGCCGGTATAAATATATTTTAAGCCGGCTTTTTTGCCTATTTCATAGGCCTGATAAATAATTTCATCCTCGGTTTCCGGCAAATTTTTTAATTTCCAGGAAATTCGTGGGGAAAATTTACTGATATGCCAGGGGGTTTCCGGAGTTAGGTCGCGAACTATAAACTCCGCTATTTTTTTAAGCATCCCCGGGTTATCGCTTAAAGAGGGGATAATAAGAGTGGTAATTTCGGTATGGATTTTTTCTTTTTTAAGTATTTTTAAATTATCTAAAACCGGCTTGAGCTTACCTCCGCAGTTTTTTAAATAAAAATTTTCTTCCCTTGATTTTAAATCAATGTTAACAGCATCAAGGTAGGGGAGGATAGCTTTTAAACAATCCGGGGATATATAGCCATTAGATACCCAGACATTTTTTAATTTATTTTTTCTCGCCAGTTTCATAATATCCAAAACGTATTCAGCCCAGATAGTCGGTTCATTATAGGTATAGGCGACAGAAGAGCAGCCGCTAGCCAAAGCGTTCTTAACTATTTTCTCCGGTGGAATGAAATCTAAGTATTTTATTTTTTCCTCAATCTTTTCTGCTTGGCTAATATCCCAGTTTTGGCAATTGGCGCAGCGGAAATTACAGCCTAGAACGCCAAGAGAGTAGGCGAGCGAGCCGGGCAGAAAATGGAATAAAGGTTTTTTTTCAATCGGGTCAATATTTAAAGCTATCGGGTAGCCATAAACTAAGGAATATAATTTTCCTTTTTCGTTTTTGCGCGCCCGGCAGATTCCGGTCTGGCCTTCACCAATGATGCAGAAATGATGGCAAAGCCGGCATTGGACTTTATTAGTATTTAATTTTTTATAGAATTTGGCTTGTTCCATGTATCTAATTTACCATAAAACACTACTATAAACAATATTTTTAAAAATAAAAATCCCCCTCTTCGTTAGCTTGAAGAGGGGGGGGGGCGTTGGACTAACTATTGTTTGTAAATTTTTATGATATTGCGGTACTTCGAAAGAATTGGTATACGCCAACCAGCGACTTTGACTTTATAGCTGGAATTTTCCTTGAGGTTGTTATATCGATCGGAAGCGTTGAAGGTGAAAAAGATCCACGAATCACCAACTTTGAACACTTCATTCTCTGTAAATACGAGATAATAGGAATCATCTCCTTTGACGATGCGCTCTTTATTATCCACCATTATATAGATATCCTTGGCGGATAAGCGATATGCGACGGGGAATAATAATGTCGCTACGAGCGCAATTACGATCAGAATAACAGTAAATTTTCCCACTGCGACCCTCCTTTTGATGGTTTTGGCGATTTTTTTAAAACGTATTTTTGTTTATTGTAATGTTATATATTAGCATGTTATATAAATTATGTCAAGTGTTTGCTATAAAATATTATATCAAGTATAATAAAAATATGATAGGAAATGACCGAAAAAGGCTTTTTATGGCCCTAAATTTGCCTTTTGAAATTAAAGAAAAATTAGGGGTTTATCTGGAGGATTTGGCTGGGCAAAACCGGGGTATAAAGTGGGTTAATCCCGAGGGTTTGCATTTAACTCTGCATTTTTTAGGTTATTTAGACGAGGGTAAAACAGAAGAAGTAAAAAATATGATGAGCGGGCTCGAAGGCAAGTTCGGAGAAATGAAATTTTGCCTAAAGCGGCTTGATGCTTTCCCGAATTTAAACCGGCCAAGAATTATTTTTTTAGAAGCCGAGCAGGCCGGAGACCAAACCGTCTTTGATTTGCAGGAGCTATTGGGGCTGGGATTGATTAAATTGAAAATAGATATTGACGACCGGCCTTGGCGCTCGCATCTGACCTTAGGCAGGGTAAAAGTGTCTAATCAGGATTTAAAATTGCCGCAGGATTTAAAAATATTACCGCTTGATTTTTCCGTTTCCAGTTTTGAATTAATGGAATCGGAATTGACACCCGCCGGGGCGAAATATGAAGAAGTGGCAAGTTTTAAGCTATAATCTCCCATGAATTACGAATTTTATGAGTTAGCGGATTATGAGTAAATTTAGAAATCCCGGTAAATGGAAACACAAAAACACAAAAGCACAGAAAACACTTATGTTTTAGTGTTTTAAGGCCGAAGGCCGTGTGTTTTAGTGTTTTACAGGGCGAGAATGGTTTATATGGAGTTCGTAAATTTATGCAATCTATGATAAACATATTGGGAACTAATATATCAACCTTAAGTAAAAAGGAAGTTCTAGAAAAAATAGAGCAATTTTTAAAAGACGGGAGGAGGCATTATCTGGTTACCCCTAATCCGGAAATAATTTTGGCAGCGCGCCGCGATGAAGAACTTTTTTATATTTTAAACAAAGCTGATTTGGCCATTCCGGACGGAGCCGGTTTAAAGTTTGCCGCTTGGGCCATAGGAAAGGATTTGAGAAGAGTAACAGGAGCGGATTTGGTGGGAGAAATATTAAAAGATTTAAGATTTAAGAATTATGATTTAAGAATTGCGGTTGCAAATTGGAGGGGTGGATTATCAAAAAAAGAGGATATTGAGAAAGTTTTGCGAGAATTTAAGGCAAAAGATTTTTTCGTTAAGGACATTTCAAGAGATTTAGAACAAGATTTGAGCGATTTAGCCCTGTTTAAGCCGGATATATTGTTTTGCGCTTTTGGCGCGCCTTATCAGGAAAAATTTATTTACAATAATTTGAAAAATCTGCCTTCGCTTAAAATAGCGATTGGCGTGGGCGGAGCATTTGACTTTTTAACCGGAAAAATAAAAAGAGCGCCGAAAATTTTAAGATGGCTGTGTTTAGAATGGCTATGGCGCTTGATAAAGCAGCCGCGCCGCCTAAAAAGAATTTATCAGGCCGTAATAGTTTTTCCTTGGGAATTTATAAAATGGCGGTTTGTAAATCCTTTTTTCTATCGGCCGAACGTTGTCTGCCTGCTTTGCAAGAAAGACAGCGTCCAGTATCAAATATTATTACTGGAAAGAATGAACCAGGCCGGTCATTGGCAGTTGCCTCAAGGCGGGACAGAAGGCGAAGATTTAATTACGGCCGGCAGCCGCGAGCTTAAGGAAGAAATCGGTACGGATAAATTTAAGCCAGTGGCCAGCTTTAAAAATTTGTGGAAATATAAATTTGGCAAAATTTTGAGTAAATTCAATGTGGAAGCCAAAATAATCTGGGGCTACAAAGGCCAAAAGCAGGGTTTATTTATTGCGGAATTTTTGGGAGAGGATAAGGATATTAAAATAAATTTTTGGGAATATAGAAACTGGAAATGGGTTGGGGCTGATAATCTGATAAAAGAAGTCTATCCGGATCGCAGGGAAGCGACCAGAATATTTTTAGAGAAGTTTAAGAGTCTACGAATTACGAATTAATACGAATTTACGAATAGAGTGAAAACATTTTAATGAGAATTCGTATATTCGTAAAGTATTTGTAATTCGTA
Above is a window of Patescibacteria group bacterium DNA encoding:
- a CDS encoding DedA family protein, with the translated sequence MLDFINFFLSLSHDLGYGGIVLLMAVESSFIPFPSEIIIPPAAYLASQGEMNIYLVILFGIIGSLIGAIINYGLAYYLGRVLIYKIADHRTSRFFLVNSAKIKKSEDFFSRYGNISTLIGRLIPVIRQLISLPAGFAKMNFGNFCFYTAFGSGVWVIILAILGYAFGSNQEMLARYYKEISWFFVILGLLAAIIIFIKRRKNGEPPNS
- the def gene encoding peptide deformylase, with protein sequence MAKILPIIKNPSQLLREKSEEIDLKKIKPNELKNFCADMIKTMKEKDGVGLAAPQVGKNIRLIAISTKDGPKIMINPKIMGKSWAKEWNEEGCLSVPGVYGKVKRHKKINCVYFDKKGHKTKIQAQGLMAFVIQHEIDHLDGILFIDKAKDIKKVKAI
- a CDS encoding class III extradiol dioxygenase subunit B-like domain-containing protein; this encodes MSLVFAAITPHPPILIPAIGKENLSELENTSQAYKKLEEDLYVREAETIIIISPHGLISPSSFTMNLSPEFTIGFEEFGDLVTKMKLPGDIGLAYKIRESLETKAPLQLISEPNLDHGSGVPLYLLAKNLRNANFQRRQAKIIPIYYCGLNLEAHFQFGQLLKKELVGSKNRIGIIASGDLSHRLTKDAPAGYSRQGAKFDKKLIEYLKNKKTSEILKMNEKLISDAGECGLKSIAILLGILEGIKYEPQILSYEGPFGVGYLTAEFIFG
- a CDS encoding response regulator, with protein sequence MDTMIIIVDDEKSVREITARMLSKLSEELAVSTDDIPEVISFEKSDEAWEFISHLPEEPNIVFSSVDKDGAGNMNGLDLLTVTKEKFPDVILVSMSGDPGYEEEAMERGADYFLAKPFLQEDLKKIFA
- a CDS encoding AAA family ATPase, yielding MFNKFTNKSQEAIINAQIIAQDNGQQHIEALHVLASLLDQSESLVRPVFEKIKIDPDAIEKKTLEEIENLPKIRVSPSGNIGMVQGTGEVAMLLERAKKEADKMKDEYVSTEHILLSLVGIKSKAQEILIHFGVEYAEVLKILSQLRGSQIITDPEPESKYRVLEKYTVNLTDLARQEKLDPVIGRDEEIRRIMQVLLRRTKNNPVLIGEAGTGKTAIVEGLAQRIISGDVPDNLKNKEIVSLDLGSLVAGSKFRGEFEDRLKAVLKEIKSQGGKIILFIDELHTLVGTGASEGAMDASNMLKPALARGDLRTIGATTTKEYQKYIEKDAALERRFQPIYVAEPSVEDTISILRGIKEKYEVHHGVRITDDALIAAAKLSSRYITERFLPDKAVDLMDEAASSLRMEIDSMPEELDRLKREIKRLEIAKAGLKTGREGAPESGKLKTINKELAQLKEKANQLELHWRNEKDIISKIRQSKRKIDELKAQAEIIERKGDDLTQVAEIRYSLIPELEKEVKNQETELVRIQKKGQHILKEEVDEEDIAKVVSRWTGIPVSKMMESEIKKLGKAEEELKKSVVGQDQAIKSVANAIRRSRAGISEEKKPIGSFLFVGPSGVGKTELAKTLAKFMFNDENSLLRLDMSEFMEKHSVAKIIGSPPGYIGHEEGGQLTEKIRHRPYSVILFDEIEKAHPEVFNILLQILDDGRLTDSKGRIVNFKNTIIIMTSNLGNEVIKQYSIGFNDGGDEKRAQETREDEMKEKIDKILKENFKLEFLNRIDEIVLFKGLSREVLEKIVDLELIKVEKRLKNKDIGLKISSKVKKMLAQKGYDITFGARPLKRIIQNIILDELALEIIEGKVKEGDKVLIDLGIKDKVMMKVK
- the amrS gene encoding AmmeMemoRadiSam system radical SAM enzyme; translated protein: MEQAKFYKKLNTNKVQCRLCHHFCIIGEGQTGICRARKNEKGKLYSLVYGYPIALNIDPIEKKPLFHFLPGSLAYSLGVLGCNFRCANCQNWDISQAEKIEEKIKYLDFIPPEKIVKNALASGCSSVAYTYNEPTIWAEYVLDIMKLARKNKLKNVWVSNGYISPDCLKAILPYLDAVNIDLKSREENFYLKNCGGKLKPVLDNLKILKKEKIHTEITTLIIPSLSDNPGMLKKIAEFIVRDLTPETPWHISKFSPRISWKLKNLPETEDEIIYQAYEIGKKAGLKYIYTGNMPSDEKENTYCPKCGQLAIKRIGYQIERLDKKGQCAKCGENLDIISLPR
- the thpR gene encoding RNA 2',3'-cyclic phosphodiesterase — translated: MIGNDRKRLFMALNLPFEIKEKLGVYLEDLAGQNRGIKWVNPEGLHLTLHFLGYLDEGKTEEVKNMMSGLEGKFGEMKFCLKRLDAFPNLNRPRIIFLEAEQAGDQTVFDLQELLGLGLIKLKIDIDDRPWRSHLTLGRVKVSNQDLKLPQDLKILPLDFSVSSFELMESELTPAGAKYEEVASFKL
- a CDS encoding WecB/TagA/CpsF family glycosyltransferase; protein product: MINILGTNISTLSKKEVLEKIEQFLKDGRRHYLVTPNPEIILAARRDEELFYILNKADLAIPDGAGLKFAAWAIGKDLRRVTGADLVGEILKDLRFKNYDLRIAVANWRGGLSKKEDIEKVLREFKAKDFFVKDISRDLEQDLSDLALFKPDILFCAFGAPYQEKFIYNNLKNLPSLKIAIGVGGAFDFLTGKIKRAPKILRWLCLEWLWRLIKQPRRLKRIYQAVIVFPWEFIKWRFVNPFFYRPNVVCLLCKKDSVQYQILLLERMNQAGHWQLPQGGTEGEDLITAGSRELKEEIGTDKFKPVASFKNLWKYKFGKILSKFNVEAKIIWGYKGQKQGLFIAEFLGEDKDIKINFWEYRNWKWVGADNLIKEVYPDRREATRIFLEKFKSLRITN